A stretch of the Bacillus sp. B-jedd genome encodes the following:
- a CDS encoding DNA-directed RNA polymerase subunit alpha yields the protein MIEIEKPKIETVEISDDAKYGKFVVEPLERGYGTTLGNSLRRILLSSLPGAAVTSIQVDGVLHEFSTIEGVVEDVTSIILNIKKIALKIYSDEEKTLEIDVQGEGGVKASDITHDSDVEILNPDLHIATLGSNGHLRMRLTARRGRGYTPADQNKREDQPIGVIPIDSIYTPVSRVSYQVENTRVGQMTNYDKLTLDVWTDGSTGPQEAIAFGAKILTEHLNIFVGLTDEAQNAEIMIEKEEDQKEKVLEMTIEELDLSVRSYNCLKRAGINTVQELANKTEEDMMKVRNLGRKSLEEVKAKLEELGLGLRKDD from the coding sequence ATGATCGAAATAGAAAAACCAAAAATCGAAACGGTTGAGATCAGCGATGATGCCAAATACGGAAAGTTCGTCGTAGAGCCACTTGAGCGTGGATATGGTACAACTCTGGGTAACTCCTTACGTCGTATCCTACTATCTTCACTCCCAGGTGCCGCAGTCACATCGATTCAGGTCGATGGTGTACTTCATGAGTTTTCAACAATTGAAGGTGTCGTTGAGGATGTTACATCCATCATCTTGAACATTAAGAAAATCGCACTAAAAATATACTCCGATGAAGAAAAAACGCTTGAAATCGATGTACAGGGCGAAGGCGGGGTAAAGGCTTCCGATATCACCCATGACAGTGATGTTGAAATTCTTAACCCAGATTTGCATATTGCTACATTAGGTTCAAACGGACATCTTCGTATGCGTTTGACTGCTAGGCGGGGACGCGGCTATACGCCAGCTGACCAGAACAAGAGGGAAGATCAGCCAATCGGCGTGATTCCGATTGACTCTATCTACACTCCGGTTTCCCGTGTTTCCTACCAGGTGGAAAATACACGTGTTGGCCAAATGACCAACTACGATAAATTGACCCTGGATGTATGGACAGACGGCAGCACAGGCCCACAGGAAGCCATTGCATTTGGAGCGAAGATTTTGACCGAGCATTTGAATATCTTTGTTGGCTTGACCGATGAAGCGCAAAATGCTGAAATCATGATTGAAAAAGAAGAAGACCAAAAAGAAAAAGTCCTCGAAATGACGATTGAAGAACTTGACCTGTCGGTTCGTTCTTATAACTGTCTGAAGCGCGCGGGAATCAACACTGTCCAGGAGCTTGCCAACAAGACCGAAGAAGACATGATGAAAGTACGCAACCTAGGCCGTAAATCACTTGAGGAAGTAAAAGCGAAACTCGAAGAGCTAGGTTTAGGCCTGCGCAAGGATGACTAG
- the rplQ gene encoding 50S ribosomal protein L17 has translation MAYRKLGRTSAQRKAMLRDLTTDLIINERIQTTETRAKELRSVVEKMITLGKRGDLHARRQAASYIRNEVADAENNTDALQKLFADIAPRYEERQGGYTRIMKIGPRRGDGAPMVIIELV, from the coding sequence ATGGCATACAGAAAATTAGGCCGCACAAGCGCCCAGCGTAAAGCGATGCTTCGTGACCTTACAACTGACCTAATTATTAATGAACGTATCCAGACAACTGAAACACGTGCGAAGGAATTGCGTTCTGTTGTAGAAAAAATGATCACTCTCGGAAAGCGCGGAGACTTGCATGCACGCCGCCAGGCAGCATCTTACATCCGCAACGAAGTAGCTGATGCTGAAAACAACACAGATGCACTGCAGAAGTTGTTTGCTGACATCGCTCCTCGTTACGAAGAGCGTCAGGGTGGATACACTCGCATTATGAAAATTGGTCCTCGCCGCGGCGACGGTGCACCAATGGTCATCATTGAGCTAGTATAA
- a CDS encoding energy-coupling factor ABC transporter ATP-binding protein has translation MKKEIISLADISFQYVSSDRYAVQNVSFNVYEGEWLAIVGHNGSGKSTLARLLNGLQYPQQGTIHIDGIPLNEKTVWDIRRKLGMVFQNPDNQFVGTTVKDDVAFGLENNGIPQEEMAVRVPEALAKVKMEKFLNQEPHHLSGGQKQRVAIAGVLALKPSIIILDEATSMLDPRGREEVLETVRLLKEEASLTVISITHDLDEAAKADRIIVMNKGRLYREGTPNEIFALDEELVSLGLDIPFAVKMGKALTEKGINLSKHYLSEEELVRELWTYHSKM, from the coding sequence ATGAAGAAAGAGATTATCAGTCTAGCTGATATTTCATTCCAATACGTTTCCAGTGACCGATATGCGGTCCAAAATGTCAGTTTCAATGTTTATGAAGGGGAATGGCTCGCAATCGTTGGCCATAATGGTTCAGGTAAATCGACGCTTGCAAGGCTACTGAATGGCCTCCAATATCCTCAGCAGGGGACTATTCATATTGATGGCATTCCGCTAAATGAGAAGACAGTTTGGGATATCCGCAGAAAGCTGGGAATGGTTTTTCAAAATCCGGATAATCAATTCGTTGGCACAACTGTAAAAGATGATGTGGCTTTTGGTTTGGAAAACAACGGCATTCCGCAAGAGGAAATGGCCGTCAGGGTACCGGAAGCATTGGCGAAGGTTAAGATGGAAAAGTTTCTTAATCAAGAGCCGCACCATCTGTCCGGAGGGCAGAAACAGCGAGTCGCGATTGCAGGCGTTCTGGCACTTAAGCCTTCTATCATCATTTTGGATGAAGCGACATCGATGCTCGACCCGCGAGGTAGGGAAGAGGTTCTTGAAACGGTGAGGCTGCTGAAGGAAGAAGCCTCTCTGACGGTGATCTCCATTACACATGACCTTGACGAGGCCGCGAAGGCGGACCGGATCATTGTCATGAACAAGGGAAGGCTCTACCGGGAAGGAACACCAAATGAAATATTCGCTCTTGATGAAGAGCTTGTTTCATTGGGGCTCGATATTCCTTTTGCGGTCAAAATGGGCAAGGCCTTGACGGAGAAGGGAATAAATCTTTCTAAACATTATTTGTCTGAAGAAGAGTTGGTGAGGGAACTATGGACATATCACTCAAAGATGTAG
- a CDS encoding energy-coupling factor ABC transporter ATP-binding protein, with amino-acid sequence MDISLKDVGYKYQAGTPFERVAVSDVSIEIPTGTYLAIIGHTGSGKSTVLQHLNGLLQPTSGSVTIGGRELRAGKKEKNLKSVRQKVGIVFQFPEHQLFEETVEKDVSFGPMNFGVPEEEARKRARIAIGQVGLGEEVLQKSPFDLSGGQMRRVAIAGVLAMEPEVIVLDEPTAGLDPRGRKEIMDMFYELHKEQGLSTVLVTHSMEDAARYADKIAILQEGRTVKTGTPEEIFSNPSELVSLGLDVPEAVRFQLKWEEKMGARLDRTYLTIEDLSEAIARYKGGGRP; translated from the coding sequence ATGGACATATCACTCAAAGATGTAGGATATAAATACCAGGCGGGTACGCCTTTTGAAAGGGTGGCCGTCAGTGATGTCTCCATCGAAATCCCAACGGGCACTTACTTGGCGATTATAGGCCATACGGGATCAGGGAAATCGACCGTTCTTCAGCATTTGAATGGACTTCTGCAGCCCACATCGGGAAGCGTCACAATTGGCGGCAGGGAATTAAGGGCAGGAAAGAAAGAGAAAAACTTGAAGTCTGTCCGCCAAAAAGTCGGGATTGTCTTTCAGTTTCCGGAGCATCAGCTATTTGAGGAAACTGTTGAAAAGGATGTTAGCTTCGGGCCGATGAACTTCGGCGTGCCGGAAGAGGAAGCAAGGAAACGGGCGCGGATTGCCATTGGACAAGTCGGACTTGGGGAGGAAGTATTGCAAAAGTCCCCTTTTGATTTGTCAGGCGGCCAAATGCGCCGCGTCGCGATCGCAGGGGTCCTGGCAATGGAGCCTGAAGTGATAGTCCTTGATGAACCGACTGCGGGGCTTGACCCTCGTGGAAGGAAAGAAATCATGGACATGTTTTACGAGCTTCATAAAGAACAGGGACTCTCGACCGTTCTCGTGACACACAGCATGGAAGACGCGGCCAGGTATGCGGATAAAATCGCGATTTTGCAGGAGGGCAGGACGGTTAAAACCGGCACTCCCGAAGAAATCTTCTCCAATCCGTCCGAGCTGGTCTCGCTTGGCCTGGATGTACCTGAAGCGGTCAGGTTCCAGCTGAAATGGGAAGAGAAGATGGGCGCCAGACTGGACAGGACATATTTGACGATTGAAGACTTGTCCGAGGCGATAGCCCGCTATAAAGGGGGTGGGCGGCCATGA
- a CDS encoding energy-coupling factor transporter transmembrane component T family protein, with the protein MMEKMIFGRYVPADSLIHRMDPRSKLILVFAFVCIVFIANNIFTYALLGVYTFYLLSLSRIPIRFLLEGLKPILFLVVFTLLLHLFLTKEGDVVVDLGFMKIYEEGIRQGIFISMRFFFLILVTSLLTLTTTPIEITDGLEILLNPLKKIKFPVHEMALMMSISLRFIPTLMQETDKIMKAQSARGVEFASGPIKDRVKAIIPLLIPLFVSSFKRAEDLATAMEARGYRGGEGRTRFRQLHWGTADTIQLVLLLVLAVVLVFLRS; encoded by the coding sequence ATGATGGAAAAGATGATATTCGGACGCTATGTCCCTGCGGATTCACTAATCCATAGAATGGACCCGCGCTCAAAGCTAATTCTCGTTTTTGCTTTCGTCTGTATTGTCTTTATCGCAAATAATATTTTCACCTATGCCCTGCTCGGTGTTTACACCTTTTATCTGCTCAGCCTGTCACGGATTCCAATCCGATTTCTGTTGGAAGGACTTAAGCCCATTCTGTTTCTCGTCGTCTTTACCTTATTGCTCCACCTGTTCCTAACGAAGGAAGGCGATGTGGTCGTCGACCTCGGGTTTATGAAAATTTATGAAGAAGGAATTAGACAAGGGATTTTCATTTCGATGAGGTTCTTTTTCCTGATTCTTGTCACTTCACTTCTGACATTGACAACAACGCCGATTGAGATTACCGACGGTCTTGAAATCCTTTTGAACCCATTAAAAAAGATAAAGTTTCCGGTGCACGAAATGGCGCTGATGATGTCGATTTCCCTCAGGTTCATTCCGACACTTATGCAGGAAACTGACAAAATTATGAAAGCCCAGAGTGCCAGGGGCGTTGAATTTGCCAGCGGACCGATTAAAGATCGTGTTAAAGCAATCATTCCATTATTAATTCCGTTGTTTGTCAGCTCGTTCAAGCGTGCTGAGGATCTTGCGACCGCAATGGAGGCGCGCGGCTACCGGGGCGGTGAAGGGCGGACCCGTTTCCGACAGCTGCACTGGGGGACAGCCGACACCATACAGCTCGTCTTGCTACTGGTGCTGGCTGTTGTTCTCGTATTCCTGCGGTCTTAA
- the truA gene encoding tRNA pseudouridine(38-40) synthase TruA, whose product MQRYKCIISYDGTGFAGYQVQPGKRTVQGELEAVLSKLHKGTQVKVTASGRTDSGVHARGQVIHFDSPLSIPEERWPIALNSMLSGEISILSVEKANSGFHARFDAAGKEYRYILYLGKNRDPFMRNYAFHYPYPLGLKAMEEAAGYLSGTHDFSSFCASGTEVIDKVRTIEEISFAKIEETLELRFKGTGFLYNMVRILTGTLIEVGAGARKAGEIPGLILARDRTLAGKTAPAHGLYLWEVFYGDTEKK is encoded by the coding sequence ATGCAACGGTATAAATGTATTATTTCGTATGATGGGACAGGTTTTGCCGGCTATCAGGTCCAGCCTGGCAAGCGGACGGTCCAGGGCGAGTTGGAAGCGGTCCTGTCCAAGCTTCATAAAGGAACGCAGGTCAAAGTGACCGCTTCAGGCCGGACCGATTCTGGCGTCCATGCAAGGGGCCAGGTCATCCACTTCGATTCGCCGCTTTCTATACCTGAAGAGCGGTGGCCAATTGCTTTGAACTCAATGCTCAGCGGGGAAATATCGATTCTATCCGTCGAGAAGGCGAACAGTGGCTTCCATGCCAGATTCGATGCAGCGGGAAAGGAGTATCGCTACATCCTTTATTTAGGCAAAAACCGGGACCCGTTTATGCGGAATTACGCCTTCCATTATCCCTACCCGCTTGGTCTTAAGGCAATGGAAGAAGCGGCAGGCTATTTGTCCGGGACTCATGACTTCTCCAGCTTTTGCGCATCGGGAACTGAAGTGATCGATAAGGTCAGGACGATCGAGGAAATTTCTTTTGCAAAAATAGAAGAAACCCTTGAACTGAGGTTCAAGGGAACTGGATTTTTATACAATATGGTCAGAATCCTGACAGGTACACTCATCGAGGTTGGGGCGGGGGCAAGAAAGGCTGGAGAAATCCCTGGCCTGATCCTTGCCAGGGATAGGACACTTGCGGGCAAAACCGCACCGGCCCACGGTTTGTATTTATGGGAAGTATTTTATGGAGATACCGAAAAAAAGTAA
- the rplM gene encoding 50S ribosomal protein L13, producing MRTTFMANANTIERKWYVVDAEGKTLGRLASEVAAILRGKNKPTFTPHVDTGDNVIILNASKVTLTGNKLHDKIYYRHTNHPGGLKQRTALEMRTNYAEKMIELAIKGMLPKNSLGRQMFKKLHVYAGSEHPHQAQKPEVYELRG from the coding sequence ATGCGTACAACGTTTATGGCGAATGCCAATACTATCGAGCGTAAATGGTACGTAGTTGATGCTGAAGGCAAAACTCTTGGACGCCTTGCTTCCGAGGTTGCAGCAATTCTACGTGGAAAAAATAAACCAACATTCACACCGCATGTTGACACTGGTGACAATGTCATCATCTTGAATGCATCTAAAGTAACTCTTACAGGCAACAAGCTGCATGACAAGATTTACTACCGCCACACCAACCACCCAGGCGGCCTTAAGCAAAGGACTGCACTTGAAATGCGCACGAACTATGCTGAGAAAATGATCGAGCTTGCGATTAAAGGCATGCTTCCAAAGAATTCTCTTGGCCGTCAAATGTTCAAAAAGCTGCACGTTTATGCAGGCAGCGAGCATCCGCATCAAGCACAAAAACCAGAAGTTTACGAACTTCGCGGATAA
- the rpsI gene encoding 30S ribosomal protein S9 gives MAQVQYIGTGRRKSSVARVRLVPGNGQILINDRDITNYIPFEALREVVKQPLNATETLGSYNILVNVKGGGYTGQAGAIRHGIARALLQADPEFRPTLKRAGLLTRDARMKERKKYGLKGARRAPQFSKR, from the coding sequence TTGGCACAAGTTCAATATATCGGCACAGGCCGTCGTAAAAGCTCCGTTGCCCGCGTACGTCTCGTACCAGGCAATGGCCAAATTCTAATCAATGATCGTGACATCACTAACTACATTCCATTCGAAGCTCTTCGTGAAGTAGTTAAGCAACCACTTAATGCTACTGAAACTCTTGGCAGCTACAACATCCTTGTAAACGTTAAGGGTGGCGGCTACACTGGCCAAGCTGGCGCTATCCGCCACGGCATTGCCCGCGCATTGCTGCAAGCTGATCCAGAATTCCGTCCAACTCTGAAGCGCGCAGGCCTTCTGACTCGTGACGCACGTATGAAAGAGCGTAAGAAATACGGTCTTAAAGGCGCTCGTCGTGCTCCTCAGTTCTCGAAGCGTTAA
- a CDS encoding dicarboxylate/amino acid:cation symporter, translating to MMKNIWRKYQEIPFVLKMAVGFLLGIIVGLTFKTDAEVLKPFGTILIRLLSLIAVPVIFLTVVQAVNQMSITQLGRIGWKLILYYAATTAAAVLIGLGLALWFNPGAQLTLPNIHVEKPETPHFADIILQIIPDNMFQAFAAGDTMAIMFLAVIVGLAISSMKFSTDQKMQEYGNLLDRFFTAFNEMLYKILKGVLAYTPIGVFAIGANAFGHQGWGALYSLLTFIGVFYLGIFLLWTVVYSGFLKLSGTPVLNFFKQTKEAYTTAFFTSSSIASLPIAINAAKKAGISERTANFALPLGAIFNSDGGALRMGVSIVFAANVTNFQLSLSDFFIIILIGTLLSIGTAGVPAAGLVTLSAVLTMFGLPLEIVALIAGVDAIIGMGGTASNVIGDIVGAAVVDRSEQKQVQTSPAH from the coding sequence ATGATGAAAAATATTTGGAGAAAGTATCAAGAAATTCCGTTCGTTTTAAAGATGGCTGTAGGTTTCTTGTTAGGGATTATAGTCGGGCTGACATTTAAAACAGATGCGGAAGTATTAAAGCCTTTTGGGACGATCCTCATCCGCCTCTTGAGTCTGATCGCCGTACCGGTAATCTTCCTGACAGTTGTGCAGGCAGTCAATCAAATGAGTATCACGCAGCTGGGCAGAATTGGGTGGAAATTGATTCTCTATTATGCAGCAACAACCGCCGCGGCTGTCTTGATTGGTCTTGGTTTAGCATTATGGTTTAATCCGGGAGCACAGTTAACTTTACCGAACATCCATGTAGAAAAGCCGGAAACGCCGCATTTTGCGGATATAATTCTGCAAATTATTCCGGATAATATGTTCCAAGCCTTTGCGGCTGGAGACACAATGGCCATTATGTTCCTTGCGGTAATTGTAGGCTTGGCTATTTCCTCAATGAAATTTTCAACTGATCAGAAAATGCAGGAATATGGAAACCTTCTTGATCGGTTTTTTACAGCATTTAATGAAATGTTATATAAGATTTTAAAAGGGGTCCTGGCTTACACGCCAATCGGTGTTTTTGCAATAGGTGCCAATGCCTTTGGTCATCAGGGCTGGGGGGCGCTATATTCCCTTCTTACGTTTATTGGTGTCTTTTATCTAGGTATTTTCTTGCTTTGGACAGTGGTCTATTCCGGCTTTTTGAAGTTAAGCGGTACACCTGTACTTAATTTCTTCAAACAAACAAAAGAGGCGTATACAACGGCATTTTTCACATCCAGCAGTATTGCATCGCTGCCTATAGCGATTAATGCAGCAAAAAAAGCGGGAATTTCAGAAAGAACAGCGAATTTTGCATTACCTCTAGGGGCGATTTTTAACTCGGATGGTGGCGCATTGCGAATGGGGGTTTCGATTGTATTCGCAGCCAATGTTACTAATTTCCAGCTATCACTATCTGACTTTTTTATCATTATCCTTATTGGTACGCTCCTATCGATCGGGACAGCAGGAGTTCCTGCGGCAGGGTTAGTTACATTATCAGCGGTTCTGACAATGTTTGGGTTGCCGTTAGAGATTGTTGCGCTGATTGCAGGTGTCGATGCGATTATTGGAATGGGCGGAACAGCCTCAAATGTTATTGGTGATATAGTAGGTGCCGCAGTTGTTGACAGGTCGGAACAAAAGCAAGTCCAGACCTCGCCGGCCCATTAA
- a CDS encoding DUF2521 family protein has protein sequence MNVITTFTEKRRAKQIKYERSVLKDISITELKKKVQEYFGSVRLASGLFQNSGIQEACYDVALEAFLLGANFSKFSFAGEKLEMILSRCEAEETHLIDTLYNFLLYWGAGDEGIYSESLYLSCEQYVRAWWMDGYEKARRRQKLRLH, from the coding sequence GTGAATGTCATTACAACCTTTACAGAAAAAAGGCGCGCGAAACAGATTAAATATGAACGTTCGGTCCTTAAGGACATTTCGATAACTGAATTGAAGAAAAAAGTTCAGGAGTACTTTGGCTCCGTCAGGCTTGCAAGCGGTCTTTTTCAAAATTCCGGCATCCAGGAGGCTTGCTATGATGTGGCGCTTGAAGCATTTTTGCTCGGAGCGAATTTTAGCAAGTTTAGCTTTGCCGGAGAGAAGCTTGAAATGATTTTAAGCCGCTGTGAGGCTGAGGAGACCCATTTAATAGATACCTTATACAACTTTCTCCTGTATTGGGGAGCTGGAGATGAAGGGATCTATAGTGAATCCCTGTATCTGTCTTGTGAGCAGTATGTCCGGGCATGGTGGATGGACGGATATGAAAAAGCTCGGCGCCGCCAAAAACTCCGCCTGCACTAA
- the cwlD gene encoding N-acetylmuramoyl-L-alanine amidase CwlD: MLFIIIQYDFSENHSWNTWSLPLSGKVILLDPGHGGADGGAGVRPTQEKDIALNISLKLRDFLQQQGAIVIMTRETDKDLAPVDMKGLSRRKTADLKERLKMINESDADLFVSVHLNAIPSPRWSGAQTFYSTHYKENKKAAKLVQKELRVNLENTTREAKPLNSVYILRNAEKPGVLVEVGFLSNPAEKENLERDSYQEMVAASIYKGIIRYFTD, encoded by the coding sequence ATGTTATTCATTATTATCCAATATGACTTTTCCGAAAATCACTCCTGGAACACATGGAGTTTGCCCCTATCCGGGAAGGTGATTCTTCTGGACCCCGGCCATGGCGGTGCTGATGGCGGGGCAGGGGTGCGGCCGACTCAGGAGAAAGATATTGCTTTGAATATTTCCTTAAAGCTGCGTGATTTCCTCCAGCAGCAGGGAGCAATAGTCATCATGACCCGGGAAACCGATAAAGATTTGGCACCGGTCGATATGAAAGGCCTTAGTCGCAGAAAGACTGCAGATTTGAAGGAAAGGCTAAAAATGATAAATGAATCGGATGCAGACCTCTTTGTTAGCGTCCACTTGAATGCCATTCCTTCTCCCCGCTGGAGCGGTGCGCAGACCTTTTATAGCACACATTACAAGGAAAATAAAAAAGCCGCAAAGCTGGTTCAGAAAGAGCTGAGGGTCAACCTTGAAAATACAACAAGAGAAGCGAAGCCGCTGAACAGTGTATACATTCTTCGCAATGCCGAGAAGCCGGGTGTTTTAGTCGAAGTAGGGTTCCTTTCCAATCCAGCCGAAAAGGAAAACCTGGAGCGCGACTCCTATCAGGAAATGGTCGCGGCTTCAATATATAAAGGAATAATTAGATATTTCACAGATTAA